One Natrinema marinum genomic window carries:
- a CDS encoding AAA family ATPase, whose protein sequence is MSSTADTDDVVEVSTDGLTVRKSFAADEFPVPAIRFEIESDRDSPITFQLSEDIPASFPMDKVGFHPDYHSDDWTAFQDNHVEFTATLEPDERLETVYGIQLDDESRATEFLSEPTLVERDAGDDSESDSEADEVDDEVIGSIVSEDRSRAVKDMIAGDSESVPGLEDDEPTDETASAESAGDDTDDDPTDADDTPEDDGGLDLNLSDIDPDPVADAAVEDENEEDDTPDIDLGFEEEEIPEPEADENALGAADEPSVEIDLGTDATDEPAGEEESDDDIGDEVATAEETDDAGPEIDLDLGDSEADADDDSDTDLDLDDSETDADGDETDTDDESEAEPDELEAETEPSPEDSPESPADDESEAEPNEPEADSDELEMDSVDPEADSDGPEADGEDLESTDPAEDATDAPDATDEADETGAEPEPEDENAAGVEPTADAAPNAGPEVGGSIAARLATEIRDGTVADEDLEAIRAELDLEPSGPDIAKVEHLQSRVEEVAAYTDSLETFLEENGTGAQLIEELQADLGDLEDDVSELEDGLEETDSQVDDHEGDIADLSEWNADLAADIDAVDEDVETVADDLADVEDDLETVEDDLEAVRDDVTEIQEWRDQLGSMFSE, encoded by the coding sequence ATGAGTAGCACCGCCGACACGGACGACGTGGTCGAGGTCAGTACTGACGGACTCACCGTCAGAAAATCGTTCGCAGCGGACGAGTTCCCCGTCCCTGCGATTCGGTTCGAGATCGAATCGGACCGCGACTCCCCGATTACGTTTCAGCTCTCCGAAGATATTCCTGCTTCGTTCCCGATGGACAAGGTCGGGTTCCACCCGGATTATCACAGCGACGACTGGACGGCGTTTCAGGACAACCACGTCGAGTTCACCGCCACGCTCGAGCCCGACGAGCGACTCGAGACGGTCTACGGCATCCAGCTCGACGACGAGAGCAGAGCGACGGAGTTTCTCTCCGAGCCGACGCTCGTCGAACGCGACGCTGGCGACGACAGCGAATCGGACTCGGAGGCCGATGAAGTCGACGACGAGGTCATCGGTAGCATCGTCTCCGAGGACCGAAGTCGCGCGGTCAAGGACATGATCGCCGGCGATTCCGAGTCCGTCCCCGGACTCGAGGACGACGAGCCGACGGACGAGACGGCCTCGGCGGAGTCGGCCGGCGACGACACGGACGATGACCCGACCGACGCCGACGATACGCCGGAAGACGACGGGGGGCTCGACCTCAACCTCAGCGACATCGATCCCGATCCGGTCGCGGACGCGGCGGTGGAAGACGAAAACGAGGAGGACGATACGCCGGACATCGATCTCGGCTTCGAGGAAGAGGAGATTCCCGAGCCGGAGGCCGACGAGAACGCGCTCGGCGCCGCCGACGAGCCGAGCGTCGAAATCGATCTCGGCACCGACGCGACCGACGAACCGGCCGGCGAGGAGGAGTCGGACGACGACATCGGCGACGAGGTGGCCACAGCCGAGGAGACGGACGACGCCGGCCCGGAGATCGACCTCGATCTCGGCGACTCGGAGGCCGACGCCGACGACGACTCGGATACCGACCTCGATCTCGACGACTCGGAGACCGACGCCGACGGCGACGAGACCGACACCGACGATGAGTCCGAGGCTGAGCCGGACGAACTCGAGGCGGAGACGGAACCGTCGCCGGAGGACTCGCCCGAATCGCCGGCCGACGACGAGTCAGAGGCGGAGCCGAACGAACCTGAAGCAGACTCGGACGAACTCGAGATGGACTCGGTCGATCCCGAAGCGGACTCGGACGGACCCGAAGCGGATGGAGAGGACCTCGAGTCGACCGACCCTGCAGAGGATGCGACCGACGCCCCCGATGCGACCGACGAAGCCGACGAGACTGGTGCGGAGCCCGAACCGGAGGACGAGAACGCGGCCGGCGTCGAACCGACCGCCGACGCAGCACCGAACGCCGGTCCCGAGGTCGGCGGCTCGATCGCGGCCCGTCTCGCGACCGAGATCCGCGACGGAACCGTCGCCGACGAGGACCTCGAGGCCATCCGGGCCGAACTCGATCTCGAGCCGTCCGGCCCCGACATCGCGAAAGTCGAGCACCTCCAGTCCCGTGTCGAGGAGGTCGCCGCGTACACCGATTCCCTGGAGACGTTTCTCGAGGAGAACGGGACCGGCGCACAGCTCATCGAAGAGCTTCAGGCTGACCTCGGGGACCTCGAGGACGATGTTTCGGAGCTCGAGGACGGCCTCGAGGAGACGGACTCGCAGGTCGACGACCACGAAGGGGACATCGCCGACTTGAGCGAGTGGAACGCGGATCTCGCCGCCGACATCGATGCCGTCGACGAGGACGTCGAGACGGTCGCGGACGACCTCGCGGACGTCGAGGACGACCTCGAGACCGTCGAGGACGACCTCGAAGCTGTCCGCGACGACGTGACGGAAATTCAGGAGTGGCGCGACCAGCTCGGCTCGATGTTCTCCGAGTAA
- a CDS encoding PQQ-binding-like beta-propeller repeat protein: protein MVPSRRRFLEAAGFAVAGSIGTAFVSASAESDPESEYEWPMARYDPAGTGYHPMASGPKDGVEVAWEHDATDWFRGTAPPIRRGETIYAAGNGLLALDSETGTRQFGSPGPYQSGLARARTSVYDTDTLAVTAPSGIFGVNSGGGIDLPVLNRSIGAERWAGPQSSGPGFFGPADPATPVAADGTIYTAVPGTNSIVALDPDDGRVRWRNTHHQDDKVSVSFNRPAVTDGLVFVTNWPWQVTAYDAETGAQRWQRELGEQTVLAPVATEMGVVVPTRNDVRLLDATSGERLWKRTHGGNITECVPAVADGTVYLPDQRESMHAFDLETGEELWTTPFDGPASPVVADGVVYAVRSGFSLVAIDAASGEQRFEYRPSQVPLSTPIVGDEVLYAANRNRVIALGEAT from the coding sequence ATGGTCCCCTCCAGACGACGATTCCTCGAAGCGGCCGGGTTCGCGGTCGCCGGTTCGATCGGTACCGCGTTCGTCTCCGCCAGTGCGGAATCCGATCCCGAATCCGAGTACGAGTGGCCGATGGCGCGGTACGACCCCGCTGGAACCGGGTATCACCCCATGGCGTCCGGGCCGAAAGACGGTGTCGAGGTCGCCTGGGAACACGACGCGACCGACTGGTTTCGCGGGACGGCGCCGCCGATCCGTCGCGGCGAGACGATTTACGCTGCGGGAAACGGCCTCCTCGCACTGGACAGCGAGACCGGAACGCGGCAGTTCGGTTCTCCCGGGCCGTATCAGTCGGGCCTCGCCCGCGCTCGGACGTCGGTCTACGACACCGACACGCTCGCGGTGACCGCACCGTCCGGCATTTTCGGAGTGAATTCCGGTGGTGGCATCGATCTCCCGGTACTGAATCGATCCATCGGTGCCGAGCGATGGGCGGGACCGCAGTCCTCCGGTCCTGGGTTCTTCGGTCCCGCAGACCCGGCGACTCCGGTCGCTGCCGACGGCACGATTTACACCGCAGTTCCCGGGACGAACTCGATCGTCGCACTCGATCCCGACGACGGCCGGGTTCGATGGCGAAACACCCACCACCAAGACGACAAAGTGAGCGTCTCGTTCAACCGACCCGCCGTAACGGACGGTCTCGTCTTCGTCACGAACTGGCCCTGGCAGGTAACTGCCTACGACGCCGAGACGGGAGCGCAACGCTGGCAGCGTGAACTCGGCGAACAGACGGTCCTCGCCCCAGTTGCGACCGAGATGGGGGTCGTCGTCCCGACTCGCAACGATGTCCGGCTGCTCGACGCGACCAGCGGGGAACGCCTGTGGAAACGGACCCACGGCGGAAACATCACCGAGTGCGTACCCGCGGTGGCCGACGGGACCGTCTACCTCCCCGACCAACGGGAGTCGATGCACGCGTTCGACCTCGAGACCGGCGAGGAACTGTGGACGACGCCGTTCGATGGCCCGGCGTCGCCGGTAGTCGCCGACGGGGTCGTGTACGCGGTTCGGTCGGGGTTCTCGCTGGTCGCAATCGATGCTGCCTCCGGCGAGCAACGGTTCGAGTACCGGCCGTCGCAAGTCCCGCTTTCGACGCCGATCGTCGGCGACGAGGTTCTCTACGCCGCCAATCGCAACCGGGTCATCGCCCTGGGGGAAGCGACATGA
- a CDS encoding tyrosine-type recombinase/integrase: MATEPGATAPADVDDPIAYFLDDQRYHGKSERTLEAYERVLRRFEAFVAERFEVDAVGAAERRECMAWIHSLRGEFEDSTIASYASYLNRFYDYMARVGVFDENPMALVMEEMSESIDTNPTRRDISVGEMRSFVADIAHPLERAVVITLLKTGMRVGELCNLDLCDLSLETPEIDLEWSPRVGLERRPSSLFVSAEPARGTTVNGEERTASNKRKRDTVVPVDDELRRALLEWLAIRPDAVSPARPLFLDTGESWGERLEPSDVRYIVEKHARERGWYRTGGGTQENVTPHYFRHFFTTHLRDRTGDRGIVQYLRGDVAGDVIDTYTHNWGDRVQETYLDCIYSVTER, encoded by the coding sequence ATGGCGACTGAGCCCGGGGCCACAGCGCCGGCGGATGTCGACGATCCGATCGCGTACTTCCTCGACGACCAGCGCTACCACGGCAAGAGCGAACGGACGCTCGAGGCCTACGAGCGCGTCCTCCGGCGGTTCGAGGCGTTCGTCGCCGAGCGCTTCGAGGTCGACGCCGTCGGGGCGGCCGAACGCCGGGAGTGTATGGCCTGGATTCACTCGCTGCGCGGCGAGTTCGAAGACAGTACGATCGCGTCCTACGCGTCGTATCTCAACCGATTCTACGATTACATGGCCCGCGTCGGCGTCTTCGACGAGAATCCGATGGCGCTGGTCATGGAGGAGATGTCCGAATCGATCGATACGAACCCGACCAGACGGGACATCTCGGTCGGCGAAATGCGGTCGTTCGTTGCCGATATCGCACATCCACTCGAGCGAGCCGTCGTGATCACCCTGCTCAAAACGGGGATGCGCGTCGGCGAACTCTGCAATCTCGATCTGTGCGACCTCTCCCTCGAGACGCCCGAGATCGACCTCGAGTGGTCTCCGCGGGTCGGACTCGAGCGCCGGCCCTCGTCGCTGTTCGTCTCGGCAGAGCCGGCCCGCGGGACGACCGTCAACGGCGAGGAGCGGACGGCCTCGAACAAGCGAAAGCGCGATACCGTCGTGCCGGTCGACGACGAACTTCGGCGCGCGCTCCTCGAGTGGCTGGCGATCCGCCCGGACGCGGTGTCGCCGGCGCGGCCCCTCTTCCTCGATACCGGCGAGTCGTGGGGCGAACGCCTCGAGCCGTCGGACGTGCGCTATATCGTCGAGAAACACGCTCGAGAGCGCGGCTGGTACCGGACCGGCGGCGGTACCCAAGAGAACGTGACGCCACACTACTTCCGTCACTTCTTCACCACGCATCTGCGGGATCGGACCGGCGATCGAGGGATCGTCCAGTACCTTCGCGGCGACGTCGCCGGCGACGTGATCGATACGTACACGCACAACTGGGGCGATCGGGTTCAGGAGACCTATCTCGACTGTATTTACTCCGTGACCGAGCGCTGA
- a CDS encoding DUF5805 domain-containing protein: MGDSADTSRKSVKTYVPAYQKAEWQSHADDLEMSQSEFVRTMVQAGRKGFEPDSTDETDSGSPAPDPGGNGLERQVLESLSSDTYSWDELLESVSDDIESRLDETLEKLQANNRIRYSGRHGGYTTVDGGGDGD; the protein is encoded by the coding sequence ATGGGTGACTCGGCGGATACCTCTAGAAAATCTGTTAAAACGTACGTGCCGGCCTACCAGAAAGCCGAGTGGCAATCTCACGCCGACGATCTCGAGATGAGCCAAAGCGAGTTCGTCCGGACGATGGTACAGGCCGGTCGAAAGGGGTTCGAACCCGATTCGACCGACGAGACGGACTCCGGTTCTCCGGCCCCAGACCCTGGGGGTAACGGCCTCGAAAGACAGGTCCTCGAATCACTCTCGTCTGACACGTACTCGTGGGACGAACTCCTCGAGTCGGTCTCCGACGATATCGAGTCGCGACTGGACGAGACGCTCGAGAAACTCCAGGCGAACAACCGGATTCGATACAGCGGTCGCCACGGCGGGTACACCACGGTCGACGGAGGCGGCGATGGCGACTGA
- a CDS encoding PH domain-containing protein, protein MKKLHPASIAVRSLSRSLNTGFVFFVIGVVVSPGSNGMNLLSVFGLVTIGIVMGIVYEFAYYQRFHYELTADTFDVTSGVISRRDRELPLGRVQNVDIRQNVVERLLGIAAVHIETAGGGETEVSLRYVDEDEARRLRRQLRRGASADAADEGGDADALETGLEGTPTARETTAAAEEEVLFEIQPRELAVLSIFTIDPGASVLGGIALSFASGLDPTTLVPVDRMEALPGPASGVLALVWGLLLFALAAWVLSAALTVSRYYGFRLTRTDDELYYERGLLQRYSGTIPLEKVQALTISESIPYRWFGYAALSVETAGYAPGQSGARGTESAIPLADADRVGALARAIEPFGPVDLESPPRRSRERYAVRYLLVVAVVVGLAYLIARYAPFVRRWYLVAALAVIAPIAAHLKWTNRGFRVGERYFLTRTGFWRRTTKVVPHYRVQAVLHESTIFQRRRGLASVTADTASSASFFGRAATAYDVDAMRGLELQTEIEERLQERLRVRKQQRTSSRGRWDASTTVDDEAVDDGEL, encoded by the coding sequence ATGAAGAAACTCCACCCCGCCTCGATCGCCGTCCGGTCGCTCTCGCGCAGCCTCAACACGGGGTTCGTCTTCTTCGTCATCGGCGTCGTCGTCTCGCCCGGCAGCAACGGGATGAACCTCCTCTCGGTGTTCGGGCTCGTCACCATCGGGATCGTTATGGGTATCGTCTACGAGTTCGCCTACTACCAGCGGTTCCACTACGAACTCACCGCGGACACGTTCGACGTTACCTCCGGCGTGATCTCGCGTCGGGATCGCGAACTCCCACTCGGACGGGTCCAGAACGTCGACATCCGACAGAACGTCGTCGAACGGCTCCTCGGAATCGCCGCGGTCCACATCGAGACCGCCGGCGGTGGTGAGACCGAGGTCAGCCTCCGGTACGTTGACGAAGACGAGGCTCGCCGCCTCAGACGGCAACTGCGACGCGGCGCGAGCGCCGACGCGGCCGACGAGGGAGGTGACGCCGACGCGCTCGAGACCGGACTCGAGGGGACTCCCACAGCCCGCGAGACGACGGCCGCCGCGGAGGAGGAAGTCCTATTCGAGATCCAGCCTCGAGAACTCGCGGTCCTGAGCATCTTCACCATCGATCCGGGTGCCAGCGTCCTCGGTGGCATCGCGCTTTCCTTCGCCAGCGGCCTCGACCCCACGACGCTGGTCCCCGTCGACCGCATGGAGGCCCTTCCGGGGCCCGCGAGCGGAGTGCTCGCCCTCGTCTGGGGCCTCCTGCTTTTCGCGCTCGCCGCCTGGGTGCTGAGCGCGGCCCTGACGGTTTCCCGGTACTACGGCTTCCGGCTTACCCGCACCGACGACGAACTCTACTACGAGCGGGGCCTCCTCCAGCGCTACAGCGGCACGATCCCCCTCGAGAAAGTGCAGGCGCTGACGATCTCCGAGTCGATTCCCTATCGCTGGTTCGGGTACGCCGCGTTGAGCGTCGAGACCGCCGGCTACGCGCCCGGCCAGTCCGGTGCCCGCGGAACGGAGTCCGCGATTCCCCTCGCCGACGCCGATCGGGTAGGTGCGCTCGCGCGTGCGATCGAACCGTTCGGGCCGGTCGATTTAGAGTCGCCCCCGCGACGCTCGCGAGAACGCTACGCGGTCCGCTACCTGCTCGTCGTCGCCGTCGTCGTCGGCCTCGCGTACCTGATCGCGCGGTACGCCCCGTTCGTCCGGCGGTGGTACCTCGTCGCCGCCCTCGCGGTCATCGCCCCCATTGCCGCCCACCTCAAGTGGACGAACCGGGGATTTCGCGTCGGCGAGCGATACTTCCTCACGCGCACGGGGTTCTGGCGGCGAACGACGAAGGTCGTCCCGCACTACCGAGTACAGGCCGTCCTCCACGAATCGACGATCTTCCAACGACGGCGCGGTCTCGCCAGCGTGACGGCGGACACCGCCAGCTCCGCCTCGTTTTTCGGGCGCGCCGCGACGGCCTACGACGTGGACGCAATGCGGGGGCTCGAGCTCCAGACCGAAATCGAGGAGCGGTTACAGGAGCGACTTCGCGTTCGCAAGCAACAGCGAACGAGCAGTCGGGGAAGATGGGATGCGAGCACGACGGTGGACGACGAAGCGGTCGACGACGGCGAACTGTAA
- a CDS encoding PH domain-containing protein, giving the protein MERLTPRVRVVWLILAVARAAILGGLIVGGALALTRTELPNPAQGTLVPAAIGLAVALAVLRVIVAWRRYGIWRFDLRDDDLYIKRGVFTRIQTVVPYVRVQHVDSRRSPLERTVGLSTVVVYTAGSRSSDVAIPGLTPTRAEDLQESLRRLAIESAGEDAV; this is encoded by the coding sequence ATGGAACGGCTCACTCCGCGAGTGCGAGTCGTCTGGCTCATCCTCGCCGTCGCTCGAGCCGCGATCCTCGGCGGACTCATCGTCGGCGGAGCGCTCGCGCTCACCCGAACCGAGCTCCCGAACCCCGCACAAGGGACGCTCGTCCCTGCCGCTATCGGACTCGCCGTCGCGCTCGCCGTGTTGCGCGTCATCGTCGCCTGGCGACGCTACGGCATCTGGCGGTTCGACCTCCGGGACGACGACCTCTACATCAAACGCGGCGTCTTCACACGGATCCAGACCGTCGTCCCCTACGTGCGGGTCCAGCACGTCGACTCCCGACGCTCGCCGCTCGAGCGGACCGTCGGTCTCTCGACGGTGGTCGTCTACACGGCGGGCTCCCGGAGTTCGGACGTGGCGATCCCCGGGCTGACGCCGACGCGCGCGGAAGATCTTCAGGAGTCACTGCGCCGGCTCGCGATCGAGAGCGCGGGTGAAGACGCCGTATGA
- a CDS encoding enoyl-CoA hydratase/isomerase family protein, with the protein MAAADLVDVERADGIATVRLNRPDKLNAVTLELLSELRDALLDLPDEEVDGLVLAGDGPATCAGMDREIVSDPAYDEKYADRIDELNDDIYGFLASRPYPTVVAARGALVGIGFIFSLHCDFLVLGAETTLALPEVQFGIASTHTVEPLERIVGTRAAKEIILTGEAIEPDRARELGLANRVVPEDEVADAALELVSGIAEHDSDAVSALKSAAYAPE; encoded by the coding sequence ATGGCAGCAGCCGACCTCGTCGATGTCGAGCGAGCGGACGGGATCGCCACTGTCCGACTGAACCGGCCGGACAAGCTCAACGCCGTCACCCTCGAGCTCCTCTCGGAGCTACGAGATGCGCTTCTCGACCTGCCCGACGAGGAGGTAGACGGACTCGTCCTCGCCGGCGACGGGCCGGCCACCTGTGCGGGTATGGACAGGGAGATCGTCTCCGATCCAGCGTACGACGAGAAGTACGCAGACCGGATCGACGAGTTGAACGACGACATCTACGGCTTTCTCGCTTCCCGGCCGTACCCGACGGTCGTGGCGGCCCGCGGGGCGCTCGTCGGCATCGGGTTCATTTTCTCCCTGCACTGTGACTTTCTCGTCCTCGGCGCGGAGACGACGCTGGCGCTTCCCGAGGTCCAGTTCGGCATCGCGTCGACGCACACGGTCGAACCGCTCGAGCGGATCGTCGGAACCCGAGCCGCAAAAGAGATCATTCTCACCGGCGAGGCGATCGAACCGGACCGTGCTCGCGAACTGGGGCTGGCGAACAGGGTCGTGCCGGAAGACGAGGTCGCGGACGCGGCGCTGGAGCTCGTCAGCGGGATCGCCGAACACGATTCGGACGCCGTGAGCGCACTGAAATCGGCGGCTTACGCCCCCGAGTAG
- a CDS encoding HVO_2901 family zinc finger protein produces MHTCRNCNQSFQTELALELHRDTCKKGQLFCQVCGERFREGNATQDGWHYECPNDDCDGDGLQEDLYRVEDVRTTTH; encoded by the coding sequence ATGCACACCTGTCGCAACTGCAACCAGTCGTTCCAGACCGAGCTCGCCCTCGAACTTCACCGGGACACGTGCAAAAAGGGACAACTCTTCTGCCAGGTATGCGGGGAGCGATTCCGCGAGGGGAACGCAACCCAGGACGGTTGGCACTACGAGTGTCCGAACGACGACTGCGACGGTGACGGGCTGCAGGAGGACCTCTATCGCGTCGAAGACGTCCGCACCACGACCCACTGA
- a CDS encoding CNNM domain-containing protein: protein MDPPIIAGRLIAGVLLILANGFFVAIEFALTRARQFTEAEFVGGDPALERAWEMTDNLEIYLTTCQVGITASSIAVGIVAEPALAAIFEPFFANTALATIGSGAILAFLIINLVHLTHGEQTPTYLGVERSRMVCRYGAGPLYWFNWLISPLITLGDAIAKWTLRLFGIEMTGAWLETEEDVIESRADLRNKLGSVLEEGELPEERREEIMNAFQIGEQSISELMVPPEEIVALSTEDGPDENFRKMEERPQTRYPLVGDELTEFRGIVYTPIFVRHREELAEGDIDFAELAAPPMTLSPDVDVSDAVDQFQAENQELALVIEDGEVVGLVTVTDLLEAVMGDIEDPLDQEQVEMADR, encoded by the coding sequence ATGGATCCGCCTATCATCGCCGGTCGATTGATCGCAGGCGTCTTGCTCATCCTGGCGAACGGCTTCTTCGTCGCCATCGAGTTCGCGTTGACTCGAGCGCGGCAGTTCACCGAAGCGGAGTTCGTCGGCGGCGACCCAGCCCTCGAGCGAGCCTGGGAGATGACCGACAACCTGGAGATCTATCTCACCACGTGCCAGGTCGGGATCACGGCCTCGAGTATCGCCGTCGGGATCGTCGCCGAGCCGGCTTTGGCGGCCATCTTCGAGCCATTCTTCGCGAACACGGCGCTGGCGACGATCGGCAGCGGGGCCATCCTCGCCTTCCTGATCATCAACCTCGTTCACCTGACCCACGGGGAACAGACGCCGACGTACCTCGGCGTCGAGCGATCGCGGATGGTCTGTCGGTACGGCGCGGGGCCGCTGTACTGGTTCAACTGGCTCATCTCGCCGCTGATCACGCTCGGCGACGCCATCGCCAAATGGACGCTCAGGCTCTTCGGCATCGAGATGACCGGCGCGTGGCTCGAGACCGAAGAGGATGTCATCGAATCCCGCGCGGATCTCCGGAACAAGCTCGGGTCGGTGCTCGAGGAGGGTGAACTCCCCGAGGAGCGACGCGAAGAGATCATGAACGCGTTCCAGATCGGCGAGCAGTCGATCAGCGAGCTGATGGTGCCACCGGAGGAGATCGTCGCGCTGTCGACCGAAGACGGCCCAGACGAAAACTTTCGGAAGATGGAAGAGCGACCGCAGACGCGGTATCCGCTCGTCGGCGACGAACTGACCGAGTTCCGCGGGATCGTCTACACGCCGATCTTCGTCCGCCACCGCGAGGAACTGGCCGAGGGCGATATCGACTTCGCGGAACTCGCGGCGCCGCCGATGACGCTCTCGCCTGACGTGGACGTCAGCGACGCGGTCGATCAGTTCCAGGCGGAAAATCAGGAACTGGCGCTCGTGATCGAAGACGGTGAGGTCGTCGGGTTGGTGACCGTAACCGACCTGCTCGAGGCCGTGATGGGCGACATCGAGGATCCGCTCGATCAGGAGCAGGTCGAGATGGCCGATCGGTAA
- a CDS encoding class II fumarate hydratase: protein MADDDYRIEEDSLGEMQVPADAYWGAQTQRAIQNFPISGITFSRRFVRALGVVKKAAAQANRDLELVDEDIAEAIIEAADEVIAGEHDDQFPVDVFQTGSGTSSNMNANEVIANRAAELMGSEIGDRVVHPNDHVNYGQSSNDVIPTAMHVASLEAVEKDVIPALDTLREALEEKEEEFDDVVKTGRTHLQDATPVTLGQEFGGYRTQVEKGLARVDQVRNHLGELALGGTATGTGLNTHPEFPGRAAEYITKETGVQFREADNHFEAQAAHDAMSEAHGALRTVAGSLNKIANDLRLLASGPRNGLGEIEQPENQPGSSIMPGKINPVVAEAVNQVHKQVVGNDAAVSAGAAEGQIDLNLYKPVLAHNFLESAELISNASQVFGERFVRKLEANEEYCEERVEQSMAMATSLNVHIGYDKASEVAKTALKEDKTVREVVLEKGYLDEEEADEVLDPRKMTERGILGQDD from the coding sequence ATGGCAGACGACGACTACCGGATCGAGGAGGACAGCTTAGGCGAGATGCAGGTGCCCGCGGACGCCTACTGGGGCGCCCAGACCCAGCGCGCGATCCAGAACTTCCCGATCTCGGGGATCACGTTCAGCCGTCGGTTCGTCCGCGCGCTCGGCGTCGTCAAGAAGGCCGCCGCGCAGGCCAACCGCGACCTCGAGCTCGTCGACGAGGACATCGCCGAGGCGATCATCGAGGCCGCAGACGAGGTCATCGCCGGCGAGCACGACGACCAGTTCCCGGTCGACGTCTTCCAGACCGGCTCCGGGACCTCCTCGAACATGAACGCCAACGAGGTCATCGCCAATCGCGCCGCCGAACTCATGGGCAGCGAGATCGGCGACCGCGTCGTCCACCCCAACGACCACGTCAACTACGGGCAGTCCTCCAACGACGTCATCCCGACCGCGATGCACGTGGCTTCCCTCGAGGCAGTCGAGAAAGACGTTATCCCCGCGCTCGACACCCTCCGCGAGGCCCTAGAGGAGAAAGAAGAGGAGTTCGACGATGTCGTCAAGACCGGACGTACGCACCTGCAGGACGCAACGCCGGTGACGCTGGGCCAGGAGTTCGGCGGCTACCGCACGCAGGTCGAGAAGGGGCTGGCTCGCGTTGATCAGGTCCGGAACCACCTCGGCGAACTCGCGCTGGGCGGCACCGCGACCGGGACGGGGCTGAACACTCATCCCGAGTTCCCCGGCCGCGCTGCGGAGTATATCACGAAGGAGACCGGCGTCCAGTTCCGCGAGGCGGACAACCACTTCGAAGCCCAGGCCGCCCACGACGCGATGAGCGAGGCCCACGGGGCGCTCCGCACGGTGGCCGGTTCGCTGAACAAGATCGCCAACGACCTCCGACTGCTGGCCTCCGGCCCCCGAAACGGCCTCGGCGAGATCGAACAGCCCGAAAACCAGCCTGGCTCCTCGATCATGCCCGGCAAGATCAACCCCGTCGTCGCCGAAGCCGTCAACCAGGTCCACAAGCAGGTCGTCGGCAACGACGCCGCCGTCTCCGCCGGCGCGGCGGAAGGACAGATCGACCTGAACCTCTACAAGCCCGTGCTGGCCCACAACTTCCTCGAGTCGGCTGAACTCATCTCCAACGCGAGTCAGGTCTTCGGCGAGCGCTTCGTCCGGAAACTCGAGGCCAACGAGGAGTACTGCGAAGAACGCGTCGAGCAGTCGATGGCGATGGCCACCTCGCTCAACGTCCACATCGGTTACGACAAGGCCAGCGAGGTCGCCAAGACCGCGCTCAAGGAGGACAAGACCGTTCGAGAAGTGGTACTCGAGAAAGGCTACCTCGACGAGGAGGAAGCCGACGAGGTGCTCGACCCCCGGAAGATGACCGAGCGGGGCATCCTCGGGCAGGACGACTGA